Proteins found in one Quercus robur chromosome 2, dhQueRobu3.1, whole genome shotgun sequence genomic segment:
- the LOC126712607 gene encoding protein S-acyltransferase 21 — MARRHGWELPAHTFQVVAITVFFLLSVAYYAFFAPFLGKEIIYEYVALGVYSVLALSVFILYVRCTGIDPADPGILLEGNASSIEEPSKVGLKDGGNYNRHGSSYCSKLGGFFCGFLVREDCYKDDLLQQQSGDEDALFCTLCNAEVRKFSKHCRSCDKCVDGFDHHCRWLNNCVGRKNYITFVCLMAMSLLWLLVECGVGIAVFVRCFVDKKGIENQISEKLGDGFSRPPFAIVVALCTAVSFLATVPLGELFFFHVILIRKGITTYEYVVAMRTQSEPPGPSLDGGDQQSLASSPTSSAVTAISGKSSLGMGLQYKGVWCTPPRIFMEHQDEIIPHLEPGRLPSTVDPDAVQSSDMGKKLGQRPVPVRISPWKLAKLDSNEAIKAAAKARASSSVLRPVSSRSHPYDADLLSSSNVSGRSSPISTDQGFHNRNARAGTSKLSPTKSSYPPSHASKEDTETCHHSNSNLSSPQLSNITPSPMEQRVSNRDHLNPIYQSSADQSPRSITQSEQIETVVHENLARNPVRNISSGLAENMGSSVFWDQEAGRFVSSSSRGIGTELLYTGPSIFFGGPVVNEPATSGTRNSSSAGAGLNRGSAASYQQGRSQRGGQLPVFVPSNSQQNQFSSRFPRPSH, encoded by the exons atggCTCGGCGTCATGGATGGGAACTTCCGGCACACACGTTTCAG GTTGTGGCTATAACAGTTTTTTTCTTGCTCTCTGTTGCATATTATGCCTTTTTTGCCCCCTTTCTTGGAAAGGAAATCATCTATGAATATGTGGCACTGGGTGTTTATTCTGTCTTG GCACTCTCTGTATTTATTCTTTATGTTCGATGCACTGGTATTGATCCTGCTGATCCAGGAATTCTGCTTGAAG GGAATGCATCTTCTATTGAAGAACCCAGCAAGGTAGGATTAAAGGATGGAGGAAACTATAATAGGCATGGCTCGAGTTATTGTTCAAAACTTGGAGGTTTCTTTTGTGGTTTTCTTGTAAGAGAAGATTGCTACAAAGATGATCTTCTTCAACAACAATCCGGAGATGAGGATGCTTTATTCTGCACATTGTGCAATGCTGAG gttcGCAAGTTCAGCAAACATTGTAGGAGTTGCGACAAATGTGTCGATGGATTTGATCATCATTGCCGG TGGTTGAATAACTGTGTGGGGAGGAAAAATTATATCACATTTGTGTGCCTCATGGCAATGAGCCTTCTTTGG CTTCTTGTTGAATGCGGGGTTGGCATTGCTGTATTTGTCCGATGCTTTGTTGATAAAAAGGGGATAGAGAATCAGATATCTGAAAAACTTGGAGATGGATTTTCCCGGCCCCCCTTTGCTATTGTGGTG GCCTTATGCACGGCAGTTTCTTTTCTAGCCACTGTGCCTTTGGGAGAACTATTCTTTTTCCACGTGATTCTGATCCGAAAG GGTATTACAACATATGAGTATGTTGTTGCCATGAGAACACAAAGCGAACCGCCTGGACCGTCTTTAGATGGTGGTGATCAACAAAGTCTGGCATCATCGCCGACTAGTTCTGCTGTGACTGCCATAAGTGGAAAAAGCTCTCTTGGAATGGGCTTGCAATATAAAGGTGTTTGGTGTACTCCTCCAAGAATCTTCATGGAGCACCAG GATGAAATTATACCACATCTGGAGCCAGGACGCCTACCATCCACAGTGGATCCAGATGCGGTGCAGTCATCTGACATGGGGAAAAAATTAGGCCAGCGTCCAGTCCCAGTCCGAATCAGTCCATGGAAACTTGCTAAATTGGATTCTAATGAGGCAATTAAAGCGGCTGCAAAAGCTAGAGCATCATCATCTGTGCTTCGTCCAGTCAGTTCTCGATCTCATCCATATGATGCTGATCTTTTATCCAGTAGCAATGTGAGTGGAAGAAGCAGTCCAATCAGTACTGATCAAGGGTTTCACAACAGAAATGCTAGAGCTGGGACATCAAAATTATCTCCTACCAAGAGCTCATATCCACCCAGTCATGCCAGCAAGGAAGATACTGAAACATGCCATCATAGTAACAGTAACCTTAGCAGTCCTCAACTTTCCAACATTACACCTTCACCAATGGAGCAGCGGGTTTCAAACAGAGATCATTTGAATCCCATTTATCAATCATCAGCAGATCAATCTCCTCGGTCAATAACACAAAGCGAACAGATTGAAACTGTAGTTCACGAGAATTTGGCACGAAACCCTGTGAGAAATATCAGCTCGGGTCTTGCTGAAAACATGGGATCTTCAGTCTTTTGGGATCAAGAAGCTGGGCGTTTTGTTTCCTCATCTTCCAGAGGTATTGGAACGGAGCTATTATACACAGGTCCATCCATATTTTTTGGCGGTCCTGTTGTGAATGAACCTGCAACCAGCGGGACAAGAAATAGCAGCTCAGCAGGTGCTGGCCTAAATAGAGGTTCCGCAGCAAGTTATCAGCAGGGTAGATCACAGAGGGGTGGCCAGCTTCCTGTATTTGTTCCAAGTAATTCCCAACAAAACCAGTTCTCGTCTAGATTTCCTCGACCTAGCCACTGA